Proteins encoded in a region of the Scrofimicrobium sp. R131 genome:
- a CDS encoding sugar ABC transporter permease, which translates to MSQQLAPAVTARTGGPDVGTPAQESRRRSRPSTRTRLEIAVLLGPAVLLFLTFVIFPVFMAAYYGFFRWNGFGPATDFIGLQNYRVILTDPTFLNALKHNLFIVVLSLVFQGPIALALALLMNRKMRGQTAIRVLIFVPYVISEAIVGVGWSLILSTNGALNGFLANMGLESWARDWLANPNYAIWSLMVILTWKYVGFAVVLFLAGLQGIPTELYEAAAIDGATFWQTQRRITLPLLGPTIRIWAFLSIIGSLQLFDLVYIIWGQYIADTAGVSTMAWYMALNGRLSGNYGFGNAVAVVMFIISLIIALVYQRFVLSRDTEGALTGNSGDTRHRKRGRK; encoded by the coding sequence ATGTCCCAGCAGCTAGCTCCCGCAGTGACTGCCCGGACCGGTGGACCGGACGTCGGGACTCCCGCACAGGAGTCCCGGCGCCGGTCCCGCCCTTCCACCCGGACCAGGTTGGAGATCGCAGTCCTCCTTGGCCCGGCAGTCCTCCTCTTCCTCACCTTCGTCATCTTCCCGGTCTTCATGGCCGCCTACTACGGGTTCTTCCGGTGGAACGGATTTGGCCCGGCGACGGACTTCATCGGTCTGCAGAACTACCGGGTGATCCTGACCGACCCGACCTTCCTGAACGCCCTCAAGCACAACCTGTTCATCGTGGTGCTGTCCCTGGTGTTCCAGGGCCCAATTGCCCTGGCCCTGGCGCTGCTGATGAACCGGAAAATGCGCGGACAGACCGCCATCCGGGTCCTCATCTTCGTGCCCTACGTTATTTCTGAAGCGATCGTGGGCGTGGGCTGGAGCCTGATTCTGTCCACCAACGGCGCCCTAAACGGGTTCCTGGCCAACATGGGCCTCGAAAGTTGGGCCCGCGACTGGCTCGCCAACCCGAACTATGCGATTTGGTCGCTGATGGTGATCCTGACCTGGAAGTACGTCGGCTTTGCCGTCGTCCTCTTCCTGGCCGGCCTGCAGGGAATCCCGACGGAACTGTACGAGGCGGCCGCCATTGACGGCGCCACCTTCTGGCAGACCCAGCGTCGGATCACCCTGCCCCTGCTCGGCCCCACCATCCGGATCTGGGCGTTCCTCTCGATCATCGGATCACTGCAACTGTTCGACCTGGTCTACATCATCTGGGGTCAGTACATTGCGGATACCGCCGGGGTCTCGACCATGGCCTGGTACATGGCCCTCAACGGTCGCCTCTCCGGCAACTACGGGTTCGGTAACGCCGTCGCCGTCGTCATGTTCATCATCTCCCTGATCATCGCCCTGGTTTACCAGCGCTTTGTCCTCAGCCGGGACACCGAAGGTGCCCTGACCGGGAACTCGGGGGACACCCGCCACCGAAAGCGAGGCCGCAAATGA
- a CDS encoding ABC transporter substrate-binding protein translates to MLAATSAAAMLVLAACGSGGDSAPSGDGGSASGETKNVTMTFWHNSTTGEGKEYWENTVAAFEEANPGVKIEIQAIQNEDMDGKLQNALQAGDAPDIFMARGGGKLADVVHAGQVMDLTDKISAETKAAVGDAALQAFSVDGAVYGMPVAILPGGIFYAEDLFNDAGITETPTTVPDLEAAVEKLRATGVEPIALGGKDAWPAAHWFYFFALRECPREVFDTDGAARELTNECWTTAAQDLQAFAATKPFNEGFLTTPAQQGAGSSAGLVANHKAAMELMGAWNVGVIKDLTPDQQALADLRWFPFPEVEGGKGEPGAMMGGVDGYSCYVDAPAECVDFLNFFMGQKYQEEYAQAFATLPASKDAQGVIEDPAMKQILEAYNEAPYVIVWLDTMLGQNVGNAVNAAVVDMLAGNLDPAQLTQRVNDAAAKG, encoded by the coding sequence ATGCTCGCCGCGACCTCGGCCGCCGCGATGCTCGTCCTAGCTGCCTGTGGTTCGGGAGGTGACTCGGCCCCCTCGGGTGATGGCGGGTCTGCCTCCGGCGAAACCAAGAACGTCACCATGACCTTCTGGCACAACTCCACCACCGGTGAAGGCAAAGAATATTGGGAAAACACCGTCGCGGCCTTCGAAGAGGCCAACCCGGGTGTGAAGATTGAAATTCAGGCCATCCAGAACGAAGACATGGACGGCAAGCTGCAAAACGCGCTCCAGGCCGGGGACGCCCCCGACATCTTCATGGCTCGCGGTGGCGGCAAGCTGGCCGACGTGGTTCACGCCGGTCAGGTGATGGACCTGACCGACAAGATTTCGGCCGAAACCAAGGCTGCGGTGGGGGATGCTGCCCTCCAGGCCTTCAGTGTTGACGGCGCCGTCTACGGCATGCCGGTGGCTATTCTTCCCGGCGGGATTTTCTACGCCGAAGACCTGTTCAACGACGCCGGGATCACCGAGACCCCGACCACCGTGCCCGACCTGGAAGCGGCAGTTGAGAAGCTGCGCGCCACCGGGGTCGAACCGATCGCCCTGGGTGGGAAGGACGCCTGGCCGGCCGCCCACTGGTTCTACTTCTTCGCCCTGCGCGAGTGCCCCCGCGAGGTGTTCGACACCGACGGTGCCGCCCGTGAGCTGACCAACGAGTGCTGGACCACCGCGGCCCAGGACCTGCAGGCCTTCGCCGCCACCAAGCCCTTCAACGAGGGCTTCCTGACCACTCCCGCCCAGCAGGGGGCCGGCTCCTCCGCGGGCCTGGTTGCCAACCACAAGGCGGCCATGGAACTGATGGGTGCCTGGAACGTCGGCGTGATCAAGGACCTGACCCCGGACCAGCAGGCGCTGGCCGACCTGCGCTGGTTCCCGTTCCCCGAAGTTGAGGGAGGCAAGGGTGAGCCCGGCGCCATGATGGGTGGCGTCGACGGCTACTCCTGCTACGTGGATGCGCCCGCAGAGTGCGTCGACTTCCTGAACTTCTTCATGGGACAGAAATACCAGGAAGAGTACGCTCAGGCCTTCGCCACCCTGCCCGCCAGCAAGGACGCGCAGGGCGTGATCGAGGATCCGGCCATGAAGCAGATCCTGGAGGCCTACAACGAGGCTCCCTACGTGATCGTTTGGCTGGACACCATGCTCGGACAGAACGTCGGCAACGCGGTCAACGCGGCCGTGGTCGACATGCTGGCCGGCAACCTGGATCCCGCTCAGTTGACCCAGCGAGTCAACGACGCAGCCGCCAAGGGCTGA
- a CDS encoding LacI family DNA-binding transcriptional regulator encodes MATIASIAESLGVSVPTVSKVLNGRPDVAPATRNRVEAALKAANYQRRGSGRSTSSVVELVMHTIESPWALEVIQGVQTAAEAEDLSVVLTGLSGSHQPGSGWVDGVLERKPVGVILVLTEIDVEQQRRLQSRNIPFVLVDTYGEVGPTMPTVGSNNWHGGLVATQHLLDLGHERIGIISGPQEYLCSRARVSGYRSAHEAAGLEWDPALLRWGDFALDGGYRYGMELLSRPDRPTAIFAGSDYQALGVLRAARELNLSVPEDLSLVGYDNVPLASWISPTLTTVNQPLKEMAATATRMVLDQSSLPSRIELSTALVQGESTAPLG; translated from the coding sequence ATGGCCACCATCGCCAGCATTGCCGAATCACTGGGCGTCTCAGTTCCCACCGTGTCGAAGGTGCTGAACGGACGCCCCGACGTCGCCCCCGCGACCCGCAACCGGGTCGAGGCCGCCCTCAAGGCTGCCAACTACCAGCGGCGGGGCTCGGGCCGCTCCACCTCGTCCGTCGTCGAACTGGTCATGCACACGATCGAGAGCCCCTGGGCGCTGGAAGTGATCCAGGGGGTGCAGACCGCGGCCGAAGCCGAAGACCTGTCGGTCGTCCTGACCGGACTGAGCGGCAGCCACCAGCCCGGCAGCGGCTGGGTCGACGGCGTGTTGGAGCGCAAGCCCGTCGGGGTGATCCTGGTGCTGACCGAAATCGACGTCGAGCAGCAGCGCCGCCTCCAGTCGCGAAACATCCCCTTCGTCCTGGTCGACACCTACGGCGAGGTCGGCCCGACCATGCCCACGGTGGGCTCGAACAACTGGCACGGGGGCCTGGTGGCCACCCAGCACCTGCTGGACCTGGGCCACGAGCGGATCGGGATCATCTCCGGGCCGCAGGAATACCTCTGTTCGCGGGCCCGGGTGTCGGGCTACCGCAGTGCCCACGAGGCGGCCGGCCTGGAATGGGATCCGGCGCTGCTGCGCTGGGGTGACTTCGCCCTGGACGGCGGCTACCGCTACGGGATGGAACTGCTGTCACGGCCGGATCGTCCGACCGCGATCTTCGCCGGCTCGGACTACCAGGCGCTCGGCGTCCTGCGAGCCGCGCGCGAGTTAAACCTGAGCGTGCCCGAAGATCTGTCCCTGGTGGGATACGACAACGTTCCCCTGGCCAGTTGGATCTCGCCCACTTTGACCACCGTCAACCAGCCGCTGAAAGAGATGGCGGCGACCGCCACCCGGATGGTGCTGGACCAGTCCTCCCTGCCCAGTCGGATCGAGTTGTCGACCGCCCTGGTGCAGGGCGAATCAACCGCGCCGCTCGGCTAG
- a CDS encoding acetylxylan esterase, with product MAFFDLPLSELETYRPAANEPADFDRFWSQTLAEHPFDSSTLTFTPAAPYLRSVAAYDVTFRGFGGQPIHAWYLQPVGGPEPWATVVDFPGYGGGRDLPGEHLEWVAAGYNYLRVDVRGQGGNWGSGGSTDDPGPAGRGHPGFMTRGIESPETYFYRRAFVDAHHAIEAAACLPGAGRIVAAGGSQGGALTIAATALNPRVWAALPDVPFLSCFPRAVGLTNAFPYQEIVEYLSVNRDRVEQTFATLAYFDTVNLGARATAPALFSVGLMDEVTPPSTVFAAKNSYGGPAEIKVYPFNGHEGGGGHQVRAQMEWLAERRG from the coding sequence ATGGCATTCTTTGATCTGCCCCTGTCCGAACTGGAAACGTATCGGCCCGCCGCCAATGAGCCGGCCGACTTTGATCGTTTCTGGAGCCAGACCCTGGCGGAGCACCCGTTTGACTCTTCGACGCTGACCTTCACCCCCGCCGCGCCGTACCTGCGCAGTGTCGCCGCCTACGACGTCACCTTTCGCGGTTTTGGGGGTCAGCCGATCCACGCCTGGTACCTGCAGCCGGTAGGCGGCCCGGAGCCGTGGGCCACGGTGGTGGATTTTCCCGGCTACGGCGGTGGGCGGGACCTGCCCGGAGAGCACCTGGAGTGGGTGGCCGCCGGTTACAACTACCTGCGGGTGGATGTTCGGGGCCAGGGCGGAAACTGGGGGTCCGGGGGCAGCACCGACGATCCGGGGCCGGCCGGCCGCGGACACCCGGGGTTCATGACCCGGGGGATCGAGTCGCCCGAAACCTACTTTTACCGCCGTGCTTTCGTCGATGCCCACCACGCGATCGAAGCTGCCGCCTGCCTGCCGGGAGCGGGACGAATAGTTGCCGCCGGCGGATCCCAAGGCGGGGCGCTGACCATTGCAGCCACCGCGCTGAACCCGCGGGTCTGGGCGGCCCTGCCCGACGTGCCGTTCCTGAGTTGCTTCCCCCGCGCGGTTGGGCTGACCAACGCGTTCCCGTACCAGGAGATCGTCGAGTACCTGTCGGTGAATCGCGACCGGGTTGAGCAGACGTTTGCCACCCTGGCCTACTTCGACACGGTCAACTTGGGGGCCCGGGCCACGGCTCCGGCCCTGTTCTCGGTGGGTCTGATGGACGAGGTGACCCCACCTTCGACCGTATTCGCGGCCAAGAACAGCTACGGTGGGCCGGCCGAAATCAAGGTCTACCCGTTCAACGGACACGAGGGCGGAGGCGGACACCAGGTCCGGGCCCAGATGGAGTGGCTAGCCGAGCGGCGCGGTTGA
- a CDS encoding cold-shock protein produces MTTGVVKWFNSEKGYGFITPDDGSDDVFAHYSNIQSNGFRSLDEGEKVEFEITTGPKGLQASEIVRLNG; encoded by the coding sequence ATGACCACTGGCGTTGTCAAATGGTTCAACTCCGAAAAGGGCTACGGCTTCATCACCCCGGATGACGGGTCCGATGATGTGTTCGCCCACTACTCGAACATCCAGTCCAACGGTTTCCGTTCTCTCGATGAGGGCGAAAAGGTTGAGTTCGAAATCACCACCGGCCCCAAGGGCCTGCAGGCTTCGGAGATTGTTCGTCTCAACGGCTAA
- a CDS encoding MarR family winged helix-turn-helix transcriptional regulator, giving the protein MKVDQQNRAAVDAPERPSSGGCPAALPRPLNGEEMAAWEALRGVSLGLSDLLSEDLASYTDLSLSEYDVLMRLADAPERRMRMAALAKESHLSPSRLSHMVERFEKRGLAARSMCPKDRRGIECVLTDAGVELLSSSAEQHFAMVRQRVLSHYTQEELGQLSALLDRLAHRSEE; this is encoded by the coding sequence ATGAAAGTGGATCAGCAGAACCGGGCGGCGGTCGACGCGCCGGAACGCCCGAGTTCGGGTGGATGTCCGGCCGCGCTTCCCCGTCCGCTCAACGGCGAAGAGATGGCTGCCTGGGAAGCACTTCGGGGCGTCTCGCTGGGCCTCAGCGACCTATTGTCAGAGGATTTGGCCTCCTATACCGACCTGTCCCTGAGCGAGTACGACGTCCTCATGCGCCTGGCCGATGCGCCCGAGCGTCGAATGCGAATGGCCGCATTGGCCAAGGAAAGTCACCTGTCGCCCTCGCGCCTGTCCCACATGGTTGAGCGCTTTGAGAAGCGGGGTTTGGCCGCGCGCTCAATGTGTCCCAAAGACCGGCGGGGAATTGAATGCGTCCTGACCGATGCCGGGGTGGAACTGCTTAGTTCCAGTGCCGAGCAGCATTTCGCTATGGTGCGCCAGCGGGTCCTCTCCCACTACACCCAAGAGGAACTGGGTCAGTTGAGCGCACTGCTGGACCGGCTGGCTCACCGATCTGAAGAGTAA